In Betaproteobacteria bacterium, the genomic stretch AAGGCGAGCACCGCGCCGCAAGTGGCTGCAGTGAAGCCCAGCGCAGAAAGGGCAATCGCCCCGATGACCCGTGTCATGGCCTACATCGACGTCGGTCCTGGCAACACGCTGTTCCTGCGCGGCGAAGGGGCGGGCCTGAGTTGGGAAGCCGGTGTGCCGATGCAGTGGACCGGCGACGGCTGCTGGTCGTGGTCGGCGGAAGCGGCGGGTCAGGAAGTCACGTTCAAGGTGCTGATCAACGACCAGCACTGGTCGTGGGGAGACAACCTCAAGGTTTCCGCGGGCGACACCGCTTCCTTCACGCCGGCCTTCTAGTGGCGTTCAGCCGCTACGCTCGACGGCGGCTGGCGTGTGCGCGCGGCAAGGTATCGCGCGTGAACCGGATGCGTACGGCAGGATAATCAGGCGGGCCCGCTGTCCGATCGCTCGGACAGCCACACGCACGAGTACAGTCCGTGACCGACGCCGACGAGGCCGGCGAAGAACAGCGTCGGCTCCGCGATGAGCACGCCGCTCACGAGCATCGTGCTTGCCGCGGTCAGCATGACCCAACAGCGGTGGCGTTCCTGCTGTGAGGCCGCGTCGTACGGGGGCAGCGCCAGTTCGCGCTTGAGTTTCGCGGTGGCTTGTTCGCGCGACGAGCCCGACACGAGCCAGATGTGCTCGTGCGAATCGGCGACCGGTTCGTCGCTGTAGATGGGCGTGATCTGAGCCCACGCGACCCATTGGCCGTCGGCACGTTGTTTCGTCGCGACCCAAAAGCGGCCGACACGGTGGATTGCTCTGCTGTTCATGGTGGAGCCCGTCGGATTCGTTCGCTGCGGATGGCGCAAAATTCGTGCTACGCCGTGCCGGCTGCAAAGTGCCGTGAGCGCGGGGTGACGAGGCCCGACCACCGCTCGATCTGCTATCCTCAGACGTTCACTGTTGAACGCGTTTTGTCATGCCGCTGCGTACTGTCTCCGGCAACCATGCCGCACCGTGCAAGGGTCGCGGCGCGACGTCGAATCCCGAGGGCCGTTTCGAGCAGGTAACGCGGGAAACGTTCGACGATGGCTGGGCGCGCGCAGATGAGGACGGGCCGCCGGCGCCGGCGACCGTCGTCACCGAGGAGCGTGCGAAGTCGATCATCGCCCGCAACGACTCGCCCGACGTTCCGTTCACGCAATCCATCAATCCCTACCGCGGCTGCGAGCACGGCTGCGTGTACTGCTACGCGCGTCCCAGTCACGCGTTCCTCAATCTCTCGCCCGGGCTCGACTTCGAAACGCGCCTCTTCGCCAAGGTGAACGCGGCCGAGGTGCTGCGTGCGGAACTGGCGAGGCCCGGCTACGTCTGCGAACCGATCGCGCTCGGCGCCAACACCGACCCCTATCAGCCGATCGAGCGCGAATACCGCATCACGCGGTCGGTGATCGAGGTGCTCGCCGCACACGATCATCCCCTGACCATCGTCACCAAGAACGCGCTGGTCGAGCGCGACCTCGATCTGCTGGCGCCGCTCGCGGAGAAGCGACTGGTGCGCGTTTTTCTCTCCATCGCGACGCTCGACCACGACGTGGCGCGCCACATGGAACCGCGCACGTCCGCCCCGCGGCGGCGGCTGGAGACGGTGCGGCGGCTCGCGGCATCGGGTGTCCCGACCGGGGTCATCGTGGCGCCGGTGGTGCCCTTCCTGACCGATCACGACATCGAGCGCGTGCTCGCAGAGGCGGCGCAGGCGGGCGCCACCTCCGCTGGCTATGTGCTGCTGCGGCTGCCTTTCGAGGTCAAGGGGATCTTCGAGAAGTGGCTCGCCGCGCGCTTCCCGCTGCGGGCGGCACACGTGATGAGCCGGGTGCACGCGATGCGCGACGGCCGGGCCAACGATCCGCAGTTCGGTAGCCGCATGAAGGGGACCGGCCGTTTTGCCGAGTTGCTGGGACAGCGCTTCGAGCGCGCCGCATCGCGGCTTGGCCTCGATCGCGATCGCCCGCCCCTCGACACCACGCTCTTCCGGCGTCCCGGGGCGAGGCCGCAGCTGGAGCTTTTCTGATGATGCTGCGGATTGCTGCCCGCCGTGTCGCCGCACTGCTCGTGGCGGTGCTGATGTGCGGTGGACGGGGAGCCTATGGCGCCGAGCCGGCACCGGCAGACTTCAAGGCCGGCCAGACCGCCTACGCCGCGGGCGATTACGCCCGGGCCGCCAGGGTGTGGCAACCGCTCGCCGAGCACGGTGACGCACAGGCGCAATACGGCATGGGAATGCTGGCGCGGCGCGGGCTCGCCGGGCCGCGCGACGCCGCCGCGGCGGCGCAGTGGTGGCGGAAGGCGGCGAACCAGGGGCACATGGCCTCACAGTTCAACCTCGGCGTGCTCTACGAGGCCGGCGAAGGCGTGCGGCAGAGCTACGACGAGGCCTTCAAGTGGTATCGTCTG encodes the following:
- a CDS encoding PA0069 family radical SAM protein, which codes for MPLRTVSGNHAAPCKGRGATSNPEGRFEQVTRETFDDGWARADEDGPPAPATVVTEERAKSIIARNDSPDVPFTQSINPYRGCEHGCVYCYARPSHAFLNLSPGLDFETRLFAKVNAAEVLRAELARPGYVCEPIALGANTDPYQPIEREYRITRSVIEVLAAHDHPLTIVTKNALVERDLDLLAPLAEKRLVRVFLSIATLDHDVARHMEPRTSAPRRRLETVRRLAASGVPTGVIVAPVVPFLTDHDIERVLAEAAQAGATSAGYVLLRLPFEVKGIFEKWLAARFPLRAAHVMSRVHAMRDGRANDPQFGSRMKGTGRFAELLGQRFERAASRLGLDRDRPPLDTTLFRRPGARPQLELF
- a CDS encoding sel1 repeat family protein, which gives rise to MMLRIAARRVAALLVAVLMCGGRGAYGAEPAPADFKAGQTAYAAGDYARAARVWQPLAEHGDAQAQYGMGMLARRGLAGPRDAAAAAQWWRKAANQGHMASQFNLGVLYEAGEGVRQSYDEAFKWYRLAAERGDPDAQFNLGLLYAAGRGTRRDLTAAADWYRKAADQGDAAAQYTLGLSYAAGMGVKEDRKAAVTWLQKAAAQGFQPARDALAKLAPDTKERQP